TTCCTGACGCGGGGGTACACGCAGCGGGTGGCGGACGTGGTGGGGGAGGGGGTGTTCGCGGAGGCGCACGAGAACATGGTGATGGTGCGGGACATCGAGCTGTACTCGCTGTGCGAACACCACATGCTCCCGTTTTTCGGGAAGGCGCACATCGCATACATCCCGAACGGGAAGATCGTCGGGCTGAGCAAGCTGCCGCGGATCGTCGACATGTTCGCCCGGCGGCTGCAGGTGCAAGAGCGGCTGACGGGAGAGATCGCCGAGGCGATTGCCGGGGTGCTGGCGCCGCACGGAGTGGGGGTGGTGGTGGAGGCGTACCACCTGTGCATGATGATGCGGGGGGTGGAGAAGCAGAACTCGAAGACGATCACCTCCGCATTGCTGGGCTGTTTCCGCGACGACGCCCGCACCCGCGCGGAGTTCTTGCGCCTGGCGGTGTCGTCGGACGGGTAGCAGTCCCCGCGGGCGCGCGGCGCCGTCAGTCCGCTGCCGCCGCCTCGAGCCGCGACCGTTCCGGCGCCTGGTCGCTCAGCATGGCACGGATCACCATGTCGGCCCCTCCCGCCTGCCGGATCTCCGACGGGGTGGCATGCAGGTAGCGCTGGCACGTGTTGCGGAAGGCGCTCCCCGATGGGAAGTGGAGCGCGAGGGCTACGCCGTCGGCGCTGCGATTCGGATCTTCCAGCATGTGGGCGGCCACCACGAGGCGCCCCCATGTGAGGAGGCGCTGCGGGGAGGGGAGCGTGGCGCGCTCCAGCTGCTTCGCCAGCATGCGGCGTGACAGCGCGACCGACCGGGCGAGTGATTCGGTAGTCAGTCGTGCGTGCGCCCGGGTCACGGCAACGAGCGCGGCGTCGCGGGCGGTCGGCCGTACGTGGGACAGGCGGTCCCGCACCAGGGTTGCGATACTCCGCGCCGCTGCGCGTTCGAGGATGTCGCTCATGACCGAGGGTTCGTCGTCGCGGTCGGCGATGACCAGCGCATCGACGCCGGCGCGGCCGGCGTCGAAGAGGTCGCGCGCGCGCTCCGGCGGACAGGCGACATAGGCAACGGTCGCCAAGCGGGGGAATCGCCGCTTGAGGTGCCGAAGCGGCTCGAGCGCCATCGCCCCAAAGGCGAAGAGGTCGAGCACCGCCAGGTACACCGGCTGCTCCTCGCAGGCGCGGGTCAGCGCCACCCAGTCGTCGCACACGGTGACCGTGTGACCTGAGCGGACGGCGCTTCGCAACCGCGCTTGGCGCGTGGGATTGGGGAGCAGTGCGGCAATGACGCTCAAGACGTTCCTCCTCACGTTGCGCGCGGCGCTTTGGAGGGGGACGCGCGACGGGCGCTCGCCGTCACGCGGCGGGCATTCGGTGCACCGTTGTGACGGAACGACGCCGCGGCGTGACGGTCAGCGAACGCCTCGTTACCGTAGTCTAGTCGAGGACGTCCTAGCAGACATCAGCAGGTGTCGCGCGTCGTCTCTCGTGCGCTTCAATCCATCTCAGGCCAGGATGATCGGGGGAATCGTGGCGTTCTCGAGCTGCAGGAACACATGGCGGAGGGAGAGTGGGCGGTCGCGCACGATTCCCATCGGCTTCACCCTGCTGGAGGTGGTCGTCGTGCTCACCATGGTCGGCATCATCGCCGCGATGGCGGTGCCCCGGATCAACTTCGAGCGCTACCGCGCCGACGCCGGGGTGCGAACGGTGCGCACTGTGCTGCAGGGGGCACAGCGCAACGCGATCATGCGCCAGACGAACATCGTAGTCGGATTCGACATGGCCGCCCGCCAGCTGCATATCATCGAGGACGCCAACAACAACTGCGCCCTCGATGGCGGGGAGCGGCACACGTCGCGCCCGCTCGACGAGGGGGTGAAGTTCGCCGTGCCGGCCAGCGGCTACGGCGCTCAGCCCTCGGCCGCCGTCACGGGCGCGAACCTCTGCGCGATCCTCGGATTCCCGGCCGTCTCGTTCCTCCGTGACGGCGCGGCGAGCAGTGATCTCGACGTGTACGTGACGTCCAGCCGTGGGGCGCAGCCCGATTTCCGCCTGGTGCGCCTGACGATGGCCACCGGGCGCGCCGATACCTACCGATTCAACGGCTCCTCCTGGATAAGGATGAACTGATGCACACCACCACCCACAGCATCCGTCGCGGCATCTCCCTCCTCGAGGTGATGGTCGCCCTCGTCATCCTCGGCACCTCGCTGCTCGGCATGGGCGAAT
The genomic region above belongs to Gemmatimonadetes bacterium SCN 70-22 and contains:
- a CDS encoding GTP cyclohydrolase I FolE; translated protein: FLTRGYTQRVADVVGEGVFAEAHENMVMVRDIELYSLCEHHMLPFFGKAHIAYIPNGKIVGLSKLPRIVDMFARRLQVQERLTGEIAEAIAGVLAPHGVGVVVEAYHLCMMMRGVEKQNSKTITSALLGCFRDDARTRAEFLRLAVSSDG